The nucleotide sequence AAAATTGATAATAGACTTGCTGTTTGGCCCAAAACCAAATAAATCCCCATCAATATTGAACCAATAAATTCTGGTATAAATTTATCCCAGTATTTCTTTCAACAGTTGGTTTACTCTGACAATTTAATTTCTTAAGTTTAAAGTAATCAGGGAAAAAATTAAGGATGCATTATGAAAATTATATGCAAATTCTTACTGGCACTTTGGGTTTATCTGCCTGTCTTCGCACAAATAACGGAAATATCAAAACTTCCCGTTCAGGACAATTCACAATCAATTAATGAATCAGCTCTGGTCTGGCTTACAGAAAATGAAATGATCATTTTCTTTGTAAACGAAACGCAGGATACAATTTTCTCAACAAGAAGCACTAACCGGGGTGCTGCTTGGCAGGTACCTGAAATTGTTCAGGATATAAATCTATTATCATTCCAAGATGCCATTTACCTCACTACACTTCAAACCTCATCAGGGAGAATATTGCTTGTTTGGAGTATTAGAAGTGAAACAATGAAATTAATATATTCTGATGATAAAGGTTTGACATGGTCATCTCCAATAGATATTTTAGGTGGGGGCTACCCATTATTTCAAAAAAACTCTTCTTATCTTAATCTTACACTGTGGACTAACAATGAAATATGTCTGAGTTTTTACAGTCCTCAAGACGGCAGTTATTATAAATTAAGTTTTGACGATGGATTGACTTGGAGTACAGATGCATTTGAATTCCCAAGACCACCTCAATTCAGGTCATTGGATCTTACAATCATTTCTATTAGCTCAGATACTTTGATAGGTATATACGAAAAAGCAATTAACGAGTTCAATGGTATCTTTTACAGATTGAGTACAGACCATGGACTCAGCTGGTCTGATCCTTTTGTTATTGCTGATGAGGTTTATCATGAAACAAGACCAAAAGTTTCAATATTAGATAATGGAAACATTATGGTTGTTTATCAGAGAGACAAAGTTAAAGTTGCAACTAACTACGGCGAAAAGGATATTTACTTCAAAGTGAGCAGTGATAATGGAATCTCATGGTCTGAGGAAAATAAATTTACGAAGTATATTGGCGAGGATAACTCACACAGCGTTTCAACACTTAACAATAAAACATTTATTTCGTTTGCTACTGAAAGATATTCAGAAATTGTTCCTGCAGAATATCATTATAATTTAGCGTATGGTGTTATCCAAGAGTCTCAAGATAAATTTACACCACCAAAAGTTTATTACGCATATGCACCACCTGAACTGAAAGATTTAGTGAATGAAACTTTTGTTTATCAACTTACTGTTATTGATGACGAAGCAGTTAAGTCAGTAGAAGTAATGTTAGAAGATTCAGTTTATATCGGAGAGGCTTTTGATGATGGGCTGCACAATGATGGAGCAGCAAATGATTCTGTCTTTGCAAACACTTTTCCATTGCTTAACCCCAGATATATTTATGGATATAATTTCAATGTAAATAAAATTGAACTGCCAATGAACAATGCCGGACTTCTGGCTGATATTATGATAAGGTATGGTATTGAAGCAACGGTGATTCCATCTGATTATGGAGAAAATAAGTCAGCTTACAAAAACGATATTTCATTTAGCGGAACAAGTTCATTAGGAAAGTATGACGATGTAGGTTTTCTCTTCTCATCTGGTTTCTTTCTATCGGGCTATACTAATGGATCTAAGTGGGCTAACGCCGTAGCATCAGCATCTCTGGTAGAAGATTATTTAGCTGGAACAGTTGGTTCTGATCCGGAAGACCCGCTTTTTGGAATTTATGTTGTTAAAAGAGATGATATACCTTTTAGTTTGTCCTGGCAGGACTGGCAAAATGCGGTTTCACTGGGTGCAGAATTTTATGACGGGGATGCAGATGGTGTCTATAATCCTATTGATAAAAATTTTAATGGGACCTGGGATTTGAATGAGGATATGCCGCCATTGATTGGAGATGTAATTGCATGGTGTGTTTATAATGATGGACTTCCGGCAAATCAACGCAGATGGCAATCAGAACCACAAGGAATAGAAATAAGGCAAACGCTTTTTGCAGTAAATGATCCGGCATTAGAGAATGTTATTTTCATTAAATACAATATTCTGAATACGGGTTCGGCAGCTCAATTGATGGATTCAGTTTATTTCGGAATTTGGGAAGATGGTGATGTTGGTGATGCAACTGATGACATGGTTGGCTGCGACACTTTGCTTCAATCTGGTTTCTATTATTCAAATGTACCTGACTGGGAGTATGGTGAAAATCCGCCATCGTTTTTTACTACGCTTTTACAGGGACCAATAATCAAAACAAATAATCCGGCAGATACAGCTTATAATTT is from Ignavibacteriota bacterium and encodes:
- a CDS encoding T9SS type A sorting domain-containing protein, translated to MKIICKFLLALWVYLPVFAQITEISKLPVQDNSQSINESALVWLTENEMIIFFVNETQDTIFSTRSTNRGAAWQVPEIVQDINLLSFQDAIYLTTLQTSSGRILLVWSIRSETMKLIYSDDKGLTWSSPIDILGGGYPLFQKNSSYLNLTLWTNNEICLSFYSPQDGSYYKLSFDDGLTWSTDAFEFPRPPQFRSLDLTIISISSDTLIGIYEKAINEFNGIFYRLSTDHGLSWSDPFVIADEVYHETRPKVSILDNGNIMVVYQRDKVKVATNYGEKDIYFKVSSDNGISWSEENKFTKYIGEDNSHSVSTLNNKTFISFATERYSEIVPAEYHYNLAYGVIQESQDKFTPPKVYYAYAPPELKDLVNETFVYQLTVIDDEAVKSVEVMLEDSVYIGEAFDDGLHNDGAANDSVFANTFPLLNPRYIYGYNFNVNKIELPMNNAGLLADIMIRYGIEATVIPSDYGENKSAYKNDISFSGTSSLGKYDDVGFLFSSGFFLSGYTNGSKWANAVASASLVEDYLAGTVGSDPEDPLFGIYVVKRDDIPFSLSWQDWQNAVSLGAEFYDGDADGVYNPIDKNFNGTWDLNEDMPPLIGDVIAWCVYNDGLPANQRRWQSEPQGIEIRQTLFAVNDPALENVIFIKYNILNTGSAAQLMDSVYFGIWEDGDVGDATDDMVGCDTLLQSGFYYSNVPDWEYGENPPSFFTTLLQGPIIKTNNPADTAYNFYGELIGRENSVEAKNLNITSSIFHLGGVVVAGDPNDANEARNYLEGKTRVGNYPNPCTFPFCQVRGGVDCQQVNPYFWASGDPITDVGWIDTQNRDHRNLVSTGPFKLEKDNPQEIIIAYVIGRGTDPLNSITVARENVQRAIEEYESNFATMTYTPPPATNPVTSYVLYQNYPNPFNPNTTIRYELPQDGQVTIEIFDILGQKVKTILNEFKKADRYEVTFSSTGLASGVYIYQLRVNDFITSKKMIVLR